In a genomic window of Melitaea cinxia chromosome 25, ilMelCinx1.1, whole genome shotgun sequence:
- the LOC123666151 gene encoding protein MEMO1, protein MSCRNASHAGSWYTENGSELSRQLDLWLSKADLTHGPARAIIAPHAGYSYCGACAAFAYRQISPVVVKRIFILGPSHHVRLGGCALSFMDKYQTPLYDLTIDKQIYAELEATRQFEWMDVQTDEDEHSIEMHLPYIAKVMEEYKSGFTIIPILVGSLTPEKEAKYGAILAPYLADPQNLVVISSDFCHWGPRFRYTWRDPSRGHIHQSIEWLDRQGMDIIEKLDPRAFTDYLVKYGNTICGRHPIGVLLQAVAKLQSQSNAPRMSLKFLKYAQSSQCMNMQDSSVSYASASLVFE, encoded by the exons atgtcttgTCGCAACGCATCTCACGCCGGAAGCTGGTACACCGAAAACG GTTCAGAGCTGTCTAGACAGCTGGACTTATGGTTGTCGAAAGCTGATCTCACCCATGGCCCTGCTAGGGCTATCATTGCTCC TCATGCGGGTTATTCGTACTGTGGCGCCTGCGCAGCGTTTGCTTACAGACAAATAAGTCCTGTTGTTGT TAAACGCATCTTTATCCTCGGTCCATCTCATCACGTGAGGCTGGGAGGCTGCGCCTTATCTTTCATGGACAAGTACCAGACCCCACTCTATGATCTCACCATCGATAAGCAGA TATACGCGGAACTAGAAGCGACGAGGCAGTTCGAATGGATGGATGTACAGACAGACGAAGATGAACATTCAATCGAGATGCATTTACCATACATCGCTAAAGTAATGGAAGA aTATAAAAGTGGATTTACAATTATACCAATTCTTGTTGGGTCTTTGACACCGGAAAAGGAAGCTAA ATATGGTGCAATACTGGCTCCGTATTTAGCGGATCCACAAAACTTAGTGGTGATTTCGTCTGACTTCTGTCACTGGGGTCCGAGGTTCAGATATACCTGGCGGGATCCATCCAGGGGACACATTCACCAGAGCATCGAATGGCTGGACAGACAG GGTATGGACATAATAGAGAAATTAGACCCACGTGCGTTCACGGATTACTTGGTCAAATATGGGAACACCATCTGCGGCAGACATCCCATCGGTGTTCTATTACAG gccgTAGCCAAACTACAGAGTCAATCAAACGCTCCGAGAATGTCATTAAAGTTTTTGAAATACGCTCAATCATCTCAATGTATGAACATGCAAGATTCGTCCGTTTCCTATGCGAGCGCTTCTCTTGTATTCGAATag
- the LOC123666150 gene encoding uncharacterized protein LOC123666150, with protein MDKNKTFAPPSKNIRTKRPSTVSVLSSSRKPPSKEKVIPKTKINKNATVIGDGDITICKTESSMPDFDAEYRQIAYGKFLRAMLEDCLVEEKIEREETQMDIQMAQLADRFQKTMDQLDKTNRRLKDINFVVEQKRLLDLKSQDCSKFYNITENSKVDKILDDLAATEEASLDKLELKNVDFGYNDESGHKQLLDAVNDAIEGLDQIKKHSNLDIDKFKEYERSQKTIDDLDKDRFDLESLKSEFEKKFPKFSERLLKDVSEKLAAVIDNDED; from the exons atggataaaaacaaaacattcgCTCCGCCATCTAAAAATATACGTACCAAGCGTCCCTCTACCGTCAGCGTCCTAAGTTCGTCTCGAAAACCGCCAAGTAAAGAAAAAGTTATACCCAAAacgaaaattaacaaaaacgcTACAGTGATAGGTGACGGTGATATAACTATATGTAAAACTGAAAGTTCGATGCCGGATTTCGACGCGGAATACCGCCAAATCGCGTACGGAAAGTTTCTACGCGCAATGCTCGAAGATTGCCTTGTTGAGGAAAAAATTGAAAGGGAAGAAACGCAGATGGATATCCAGATGGCTCAGTTGGCGGATCGCTTCCAGAAGACCATGGATCAGTTGGATAAAACAAATCGGCGTTTGaaagatattaattttgttgttgAACAGAAACG acTCTTAGATTTGAAAAGCCAAGACTGTTCGAAGTTCTACAACATAACAGAAAATTCCAAAGTGGACAAAATTTTGGACGACCTTGCCGCCACTGAAGAGGCATCTTTGGACAAATTAGAACTTAAAAATGTTGATTTCGGTTACAACGATGAATCTGGCCACAAACAACTGTTAGATGCTGTGAACGATGCCATAGAAGGCCTagaccaaataaaaaaacactcaaATTTAGATATAGATAAGTTTAAAGAGTATGAAAGATCTCAGAAAACAATTGACGATCTAGATAAAGATAGATTCGATCTCGAAAGCTTGAAATCTGAATTTGAAAAGAAGTTTCCAAAGTTCAGCGAAAGATTGTTGAAAGATGTGTCGGAGAAACTAGCAGCTGTTATTGATAATGACGAGGATtaa